The following are encoded in a window of Candidatus Microthrix parvicella Bio17-1 genomic DNA:
- a CDS encoding HNH endonuclease signature motif containing protein, producing the protein MGSIVLLAEAAEAIDTIGNGLDALFATGMSPADDRDAIQWITELETLSRRVAAAQTGLVAVIDRDNLHAADGHASAKVMVRHHAKLSEGDAKARTQVAAACRDLPDVAEAWQAGQVGASQMRVIGEVHANPRVRPEMEARQLRLLDDAKLMSARRFAQTTRSWARLVDQDGPQPAGERNHEGRDFKLIPDPIDASWTLSGSFGTMQGAEMREIFDHFIDAEFKADWAAAKVLVGDRVTKADLERTDAQRRADALHRLFRDAAAAPEGAVPPGFIHNIHWSAETYEELLASLSDNRAPRPGPDTHMCRTPDGFDIDPTEAATNSLLFSFRRMVVDAKGVVIDLGRARRFTGSARTAASGPHQRCVWPGCWVQVSACEIDHLHEHAKGGGTNPTNGIPLCGRHNRWKQKGFTVHREPDGTWRLTRPDGTQAA; encoded by the coding sequence ATGGGTTCGATAGTCCTCTTGGCGGAGGCGGCTGAAGCAATCGACACGATTGGCAACGGGCTGGACGCCTTGTTTGCCACCGGGATGAGCCCGGCCGACGACCGTGATGCGATTCAGTGGATCACCGAACTCGAAACATTGAGTCGTCGCGTGGCGGCCGCCCAAACCGGGCTGGTAGCTGTGATCGACCGCGACAACCTCCACGCGGCTGATGGTCACGCGTCGGCGAAGGTGATGGTCCGACATCACGCCAAACTCTCTGAAGGCGACGCCAAGGCTCGAACCCAGGTGGCGGCCGCGTGCCGTGACCTCCCGGATGTTGCTGAGGCATGGCAGGCCGGACAGGTGGGTGCCAGCCAGATGCGGGTCATCGGTGAAGTGCACGCCAACCCGCGTGTCCGCCCAGAGATGGAAGCCCGCCAGCTTCGGTTGTTGGACGACGCGAAGCTGATGAGCGCGCGACGGTTCGCCCAAACAACCCGCAGCTGGGCCCGCCTTGTCGACCAAGACGGCCCCCAGCCGGCCGGCGAACGCAACCACGAAGGGCGCGACTTCAAACTGATCCCGGATCCAATCGACGCGTCGTGGACCCTGTCAGGATCGTTTGGGACGATGCAAGGCGCTGAGATGCGCGAGATCTTCGATCATTTCATCGACGCAGAATTCAAGGCCGACTGGGCCGCCGCGAAAGTGCTGGTGGGCGACCGGGTCACCAAAGCCGACTTGGAACGCACTGACGCCCAACGTCGCGCGGACGCACTCCACCGGTTGTTCCGTGATGCTGCAGCGGCCCCTGAAGGTGCTGTGCCGCCTGGGTTCATACACAACATTCATTGGTCGGCCGAAACCTACGAAGAACTCCTGGCGTCCCTGAGCGACAATCGTGCACCGCGCCCCGGCCCGGACACCCACATGTGTCGCACCCCCGACGGGTTCGATATCGACCCCACCGAAGCAGCCACCAACTCGCTGCTGTTCTCGTTCCGGCGGATGGTCGTCGACGCCAAAGGCGTCGTGATTGATCTCGGGCGTGCCCGCCGGTTCACCGGATCGGCCCGCACCGCAGCCTCCGGCCCCCACCAACGATGTGTGTGGCCCGGCTGCTGGGTCCAAGTCTCAGCCTGTGAGATCGACCATCTCCACGAACACGCCAAAGGCGGCGGCACCAACCCAACCAACGGAATACCGTTGTGTGGCCGTCACAACCGATGGAAACAAAAAGGGTTCACCGTGCATCGAGAACCCGACGGCACCTGGCGCCTCACCCGACCAGACGGAACCCAAGCCGCCTGA
- a CDS encoding tetratricopeptide repeat protein has product MAEPIEGDRAGGRAEDPHLDPAQRLASEAERDELLGALARLEEDAAAGDLDAEEADGVRDDLTLRLASVLRRLDPKPAPTAQRSRRAPGAQGARRSSDGSDGSDGSDGSDGSDGSDGSDGSDGESNGRSSTPLWRRKGNLAVLGTLLVIAVIGGVLVAQSAGTRAPGGAISGVTGFNERLDACRTERGDPDAEIACYEALLDERPDDNEALTYSGWALARAGRTDEARKRFDRVVKADPSYPDVRVFRASVDLRAGDAKAAQAEIDAFWASDPPPGMVTILRQQGLESAVAEANLPADVRECWRTVSDAASAAATTTTAGQPLPDAEGALGLTDGLKCFDDLIEAEPDNVVALTTQGLVFTALGQGVFYDQAVKRLDEALKVDPEEPTALLLSAGIANARENPKLALELLDRFDKLGERPSGLLPPDVTAEAIRGVAEEQLAANSTSTTGSTSPGEPPAGATTTTTQTGG; this is encoded by the coding sequence ATGGCTGAGCCCATCGAGGGCGACCGAGCAGGCGGCCGAGCGGAGGACCCCCACCTGGATCCCGCGCAGCGGCTTGCGTCGGAAGCCGAACGTGACGAACTGCTGGGCGCACTGGCCCGCCTGGAGGAGGACGCCGCGGCCGGCGACCTCGATGCTGAAGAGGCCGACGGGGTACGCGACGACCTGACGCTTCGGTTGGCGTCGGTGCTGCGGCGGCTGGACCCAAAGCCTGCTCCCACCGCCCAACGAAGTCGCCGGGCCCCTGGCGCCCAAGGAGCCCGACGCTCGTCCGATGGCTCCGATGGCTCCGATGGCTCCGATGGCTCCGATGGCTCCGATGGCTCCGATGGCTCCGACGGGTCCGACGGCGAATCGAACGGCCGTTCCTCGACGCCGCTTTGGCGCCGGAAGGGCAACCTGGCCGTGCTCGGCACGCTGTTGGTGATCGCGGTCATCGGCGGCGTATTGGTCGCTCAATCTGCGGGTACCCGGGCCCCGGGCGGGGCCATCTCCGGCGTCACCGGATTCAACGAACGTCTCGATGCGTGTCGCACCGAGCGGGGCGATCCCGACGCCGAAATCGCCTGCTACGAGGCGCTGCTCGACGAACGACCCGACGACAACGAGGCGCTCACCTACAGCGGTTGGGCGCTGGCCCGGGCCGGTCGGACCGATGAGGCCAGGAAGCGGTTCGACCGCGTGGTCAAGGCCGATCCCAGCTACCCGGACGTGCGCGTGTTTCGGGCCTCGGTCGACCTGCGCGCGGGTGACGCCAAGGCGGCACAGGCCGAGATCGATGCGTTCTGGGCCTCCGATCCGCCGCCGGGCATGGTGACGATCCTGCGCCAGCAGGGCCTCGAGTCGGCGGTGGCCGAGGCCAACCTGCCCGCCGACGTGCGGGAGTGCTGGCGCACAGTGTCCGATGCGGCGTCGGCCGCTGCGACCACAACGACCGCAGGCCAACCGCTCCCCGACGCCGAAGGGGCGCTCGGCCTGACCGACGGGCTGAAGTGCTTCGACGACCTGATCGAGGCCGAGCCGGACAACGTCGTGGCGCTCACCACCCAGGGTCTGGTCTTCACGGCTCTTGGCCAGGGTGTGTTCTACGACCAGGCGGTGAAGCGCCTGGACGAGGCGCTGAAGGTTGACCCGGAGGAGCCGACCGCGCTGCTGCTGTCGGCCGGGATCGCCAACGCCCGCGAAAACCCGAAGCTGGCGCTGGAGCTGCTGGATCGTTTCGACAAGCTGGGGGAGCGGCCCAGCGGCCTGCTGCCCCCCGACGTGACTGCGGAGGCGATCCGGGGCGTGGCCGAGGAACAGCTTGCAGCGAACTCGACCTCGACAACCGGCTCGACGTCGCCGGGCGAACCGCCGGCCGGCGCGACGACGACCACCACCCAAACCGGCGGCTGA
- a CDS encoding cytochrome c-type biogenesis protein, whose protein sequence is MGAERRAPLSTRRLAWGLLGVVVLVALVIGALGRRSADGEDRVMALAAQIRCVQCSGESVAGSQTDFAVEAREDIRKRVAAGATDDEIFGYFSSRYDDVLLNPSSSGLSALVWVLPVVVFGAAVAGAGVSLRQRNERGARPSAEDRRLVETALDEWLRTGDDHHERADHG, encoded by the coding sequence ATGGGAGCTGAGCGTCGTGCTCCGTTGTCGACGCGGCGGCTGGCCTGGGGACTGTTGGGCGTCGTCGTGTTGGTGGCGCTCGTTATCGGGGCCCTGGGACGTCGCAGTGCCGACGGCGAGGACCGGGTGATGGCGCTGGCCGCCCAGATCAGGTGTGTGCAGTGCTCGGGCGAGTCGGTGGCAGGCTCCCAGACCGATTTCGCCGTCGAGGCCCGGGAGGACATCCGCAAGCGGGTGGCCGCCGGTGCGACCGATGACGAGATCTTCGGCTACTTCTCGTCGCGTTACGACGACGTGCTCCTCAACCCGTCCTCATCGGGCCTGAGCGCCTTGGTGTGGGTGCTGCCGGTGGTGGTGTTCGGCGCCGCGGTGGCCGGGGCCGGCGTCAGCCTGCGTCAACGTAACGAACGCGGCGCCCGTCCAAGCGCCGAGGACCGACGCCTGGTTGAGACGGCCCTCGACGAGTGGCTGCGCACCGGGGACGACCACCACGAACGCGCCGATCATGGCTGA
- a CDS encoding TlpA family protein disulfide reductase: protein MTDTAGPDVERPAPSRAEAPEVTRPVPDEGPRSNVRRTALVVAGVMVLLFGVLVVATKDSDDPKDPASSPLVGKPAPPLATTTLSGGSVDLRDYRGQWVLVNFFATWCVPCQQEHPELVRFAEQHAASGDASVISVAFQDQPEDLKAFFEKNGGDWPVAVGDTAPIALDFGVVKLPESYLVAPNGVIAAKVAGGVRADDLDRVISEVGGSAQEGRGGDGS from the coding sequence GTGACCGACACAGCCGGTCCTGACGTGGAACGTCCGGCCCCATCGCGGGCCGAGGCCCCCGAGGTCACGAGGCCCGTGCCCGATGAGGGGCCGCGCTCCAACGTGCGTCGGACCGCCCTCGTGGTTGCGGGGGTCATGGTGCTGCTCTTTGGCGTGCTCGTCGTGGCCACCAAGGACAGCGATGATCCGAAGGACCCGGCCTCCTCGCCGCTGGTGGGTAAGCCCGCCCCGCCCTTGGCCACCACGACGCTCTCCGGCGGCAGCGTCGATCTGCGCGACTATCGGGGTCAGTGGGTATTGGTGAACTTCTTCGCCACCTGGTGCGTGCCGTGTCAGCAGGAGCACCCCGAGTTGGTGCGGTTCGCCGAGCAGCACGCCGCCTCCGGCGATGCCTCGGTGATCTCGGTGGCATTTCAGGACCAGCCCGAGGACCTGAAGGCGTTCTTTGAGAAGAACGGGGGCGACTGGCCGGTGGCGGTGGGTGACACCGCCCCGATTGCGCTGGACTTCGGCGTCGTGAAACTGCCCGAGAGTTACCTGGTGGCGCCCAACGGCGTGATCGCCGCCAAGGTTGCGGGTGGGGTGCGCGCCGACGATCTCGATCGGGTGATCTCCGAGGTGGGCGGCTCCGCTCAGGAGGGCCGGGGTGGCGATGGGAGCTGA
- a CDS encoding heme lyase CcmF/NrfE family subunit has product MSNVGLGRLGITIGLVAAVMGALGTAIGMIRNRPAMVQSSRTYAWAVFAGAVTAVIAMERALITRDFTVKYVAEHGSSKTPPLFNVATMWSALEGSILLWVILLSGYLASVAWRFRKRVDDHLVGWALVTMFGIATFFFLLLMGPANPFVATQVPPGFDGPGPNPLLQNHILVAFHPPLLYLGYVGFSVPFAFAVGALVTGRLGEGWLIETRRWTLLAWGALTGGIVLGAWWSYEVLGWGGYWGWDPVEIASFMPWLTATAFLHSVLVQERRGMLRVWNLALLCSTFALTIFGTFLTRSGVVNSVHAFSNGTVGPVLLGGFGLVVALSIGLIAWRGDLLRGEGRIDRAMSKEGALLANNILFAAFTFVMLLGTTFPLVVEALNRGTLSIGEPYFERMSGPIGLGLLGLMAIAPVLPWRSANPELLSKRLLWPAWCGAAALVLALLLGARGVQPLVAIGLAGFAGGTAIRHLILAVRRHGVRGLFGRASGGMVVHLGLVIVALAFTVSAAYSSNGQFTMSKGDTVKLSGHTLTYEGVTQRDLPQGMEYVMAVRIDDQVYEPTVTRYASTGQVIGTPSVKTGPARDIYLAVSAPPTESEPRITLRAIIQPGISWLWVGGLVMVLGTAMAAVPEAGRRRRGGLAADPSPAATRPTPDPTDDGAAPDVAGVDGQSNGELTGASTS; this is encoded by the coding sequence GTGAGCAACGTCGGGCTCGGTCGTTTGGGCATCACCATCGGCCTGGTGGCTGCCGTCATGGGTGCCCTCGGCACCGCCATCGGCATGATCCGGAACCGCCCGGCCATGGTGCAATCGTCGCGCACCTACGCCTGGGCGGTGTTCGCCGGCGCGGTCACGGCGGTCATTGCCATGGAACGTGCGCTGATCACCCGCGACTTCACCGTGAAGTACGTGGCCGAGCACGGGTCCTCGAAGACCCCACCGTTGTTCAACGTGGCCACGATGTGGTCGGCCCTTGAGGGATCGATCCTGCTGTGGGTGATCCTGCTGTCGGGGTACCTGGCCTCGGTGGCCTGGCGATTCCGCAAGCGCGTCGACGACCACCTGGTGGGCTGGGCCCTGGTCACGATGTTCGGCATCGCCACCTTCTTCTTCCTGCTGTTGATGGGCCCTGCGAACCCGTTCGTGGCCACCCAGGTGCCGCCCGGCTTCGACGGCCCCGGCCCCAACCCGCTGCTGCAGAACCACATCCTGGTGGCCTTTCACCCGCCGCTGCTCTACTTGGGCTACGTCGGGTTTTCCGTGCCGTTTGCGTTTGCAGTCGGTGCGTTGGTCACCGGCCGCCTGGGGGAGGGCTGGCTGATCGAGACCCGTCGTTGGACCCTGCTGGCGTGGGGCGCCCTCACCGGCGGCATCGTGTTGGGGGCCTGGTGGAGCTACGAGGTGCTTGGCTGGGGCGGCTATTGGGGCTGGGATCCGGTGGAGATCGCCTCGTTCATGCCATGGCTGACCGCCACGGCCTTCCTGCACTCGGTGCTGGTGCAGGAACGGCGGGGCATGCTGCGGGTGTGGAACCTGGCGCTCCTGTGTTCCACGTTTGCGCTCACCATCTTCGGCACGTTCCTCACCCGATCGGGCGTGGTCAACTCGGTGCACGCCTTCTCCAACGGCACGGTCGGCCCGGTGCTGTTGGGCGGCTTCGGCCTGGTGGTCGCGCTCTCGATCGGTCTGATCGCCTGGCGTGGCGATCTGCTGCGTGGCGAGGGCCGCATCGACCGGGCCATGTCCAAGGAGGGGGCGCTGCTGGCGAACAACATCTTGTTTGCCGCGTTCACCTTCGTGATGCTGTTGGGCACCACGTTCCCCCTGGTGGTCGAGGCGCTCAACCGTGGCACCCTGTCCATCGGCGAGCCCTACTTCGAGCGCATGTCGGGCCCCATCGGCCTGGGGCTGCTGGGGTTGATGGCGATCGCGCCGGTCCTGCCGTGGCGGAGCGCCAACCCGGAGCTGCTGTCAAAGCGCCTGTTGTGGCCCGCCTGGTGCGGCGCTGCGGCGCTGGTGTTGGCGCTGCTGCTGGGCGCCCGCGGGGTGCAACCCCTGGTGGCGATCGGCCTGGCCGGGTTCGCCGGCGGTACCGCCATCCGTCACCTGATCCTTGCGGTGCGACGTCACGGCGTGCGGGGTCTTTTCGGTCGGGCATCGGGGGGCATGGTGGTGCACCTGGGCCTCGTGATCGTGGCGCTTGCGTTCACCGTGAGTGCCGCCTACTCCAGCAATGGGCAGTTCACGATGTCGAAGGGTGACACCGTGAAGCTGTCGGGTCACACGCTGACATACGAGGGCGTGACCCAGCGCGACCTGCCCCAGGGCATGGAGTACGTCATGGCGGTGCGCATCGACGACCAGGTGTACGAGCCGACGGTCACCCGGTATGCCTCGACCGGCCAGGTGATCGGCACGCCCTCGGTGAAGACCGGTCCGGCTCGGGACATCTACCTTGCGGTATCGGCGCCTCCCACTGAGTCGGAGCCACGCATCACGTTGCGGGCCATCATCCAACCCGGCATCTCGTGGCTGTGGGTTGGTGGCCTGGTGATGGTTCTGGGCACGGCCATGGCCGCTGTCCCGGAGGCGGGTCGTCGCCGTCGCGGCGGGCTCGCCGCCGACCCGTCGCCCGCCGCAACCCGCCCGACCCCCGACCCCACCGACGATGGTGCCGCACCCGATGTCGCCGGTGTGGATGGGCAGTCGAACGGCGAGTTGACGGGGGCGTCGACGTCGTGA
- a CDS encoding cytochrome c maturation protein CcmE, with translation MAESPLDLSPRTGPADAVAPRSRSSRRAWMLVGVAVLAALVVAVVMGLSDATVFFRNVDEAVAQRSELGDQAFRMQGSVVPDSVTKTPNGVTFDLTYNGATATVEHSGSEPALFENTDIPVVAEGQWKGDVFESERLVIKHDESYDEDNPDRIDAAKNQGR, from the coding sequence ATGGCTGAATCACCGCTCGACCTTTCGCCCCGCACCGGCCCCGCTGACGCCGTTGCGCCTCGCAGCCGTTCAAGTCGCCGTGCCTGGATGCTGGTGGGCGTCGCGGTGCTGGCTGCGCTGGTGGTGGCCGTGGTGATGGGCCTGTCGGACGCCACCGTGTTTTTCCGCAACGTGGACGAGGCGGTGGCCCAGCGCAGCGAACTGGGCGACCAGGCGTTTCGTATGCAGGGATCGGTGGTCCCGGACAGCGTGACCAAGACCCCCAACGGGGTCACCTTCGACCTCACCTACAACGGCGCCACGGCCACCGTGGAACACTCGGGCAGCGAGCCTGCACTGTTTGAGAACACCGATATCCCCGTGGTGGCCGAGGGACAGTGGAAGGGCGACGTTTTTGAGAGCGAACGCCTGGTGATCAAGCACGACGAGAGCTACGACGAGGACAACCCCGACCGTATCGACGCCGCAAAGAACCAGGGCCGATGA
- the ccsA gene encoding cytochrome c biogenesis protein CcsA, giving the protein MTTTQPGHSSVAGPPTDTRADAAQAPTGGWPTGTGSKATLVLGTIVVLGGVLLAVLGLAITKPDVQLGERMRPIYVHVPTVSAAYLLFVVNAVGSAMWLWRKSRFWDQLAAAAAEVGLVFLGLTLLTGAFWGRITWGVYWDWDARLTSTLVMFLAYLGYVALRGSILDPTTRATRAAVLGLGSALLIPLVHKSVDWWRSYHQGSTLFGELDPAMGGLQLFTLFLGLTVGTALAAWLLIHRFRVGWLELQVEEGGLSEAIDARRAEAAGASDGTAVEPVATKGMDA; this is encoded by the coding sequence ATGACCACGACCCAGCCTGGACATTCAAGCGTCGCAGGCCCGCCGACGGATACTCGGGCCGATGCTGCCCAAGCCCCAACCGGTGGCTGGCCCACCGGAACCGGCTCAAAGGCCACGTTGGTGCTGGGCACCATCGTGGTGCTGGGCGGCGTGCTGTTGGCGGTGCTTGGCCTGGCGATTACCAAGCCGGACGTGCAACTGGGTGAGCGCATGCGGCCCATCTACGTGCACGTGCCCACCGTCTCGGCGGCGTATCTGTTGTTTGTCGTCAACGCCGTCGGCTCGGCCATGTGGCTGTGGCGCAAGTCTCGATTCTGGGATCAACTGGCCGCCGCCGCCGCCGAGGTCGGCCTGGTGTTTCTGGGCCTGACGCTGCTCACGGGCGCATTCTGGGGTCGGATCACCTGGGGCGTCTACTGGGACTGGGATGCACGCCTCACCTCGACGCTGGTGATGTTCCTGGCCTATCTGGGCTACGTGGCCTTGCGGGGTTCGATCCTCGACCCGACCACCCGCGCCACCCGTGCGGCGGTGCTGGGCCTCGGCTCGGCGCTGTTGATACCCCTGGTGCACAAGTCGGTCGACTGGTGGCGTTCCTACCATCAGGGAAGCACCCTGTTTGGCGAGCTCGACCCGGCGATGGGTGGGCTCCAGCTCTTCACCTTGTTTCTTGGGCTCACCGTGGGCACGGCCCTGGCCGCCTGGCTCCTGATCCACCGATTCCGGGTGGGCTGGCTGGAGTTGCAGGTGGAGGAGGGTGGCCTGTCCGAGGCCATCGATGCCCGACGGGCTGAGGCCGCCGGTGCTTCAGACGGCACGGCCGTCGAGCCGGTCGCAACCAAGGGGATGGACGCGTGA
- a CDS encoding heme exporter protein CcmB produces the protein MRRMIGDALLMAAKDLRLEFKARVGLTQVLPFGVLVLVVMAFALDAESRLLVEVSPGLFWVTVTFAAVLMVTRSSGLETEAGVGDALRLSGMAPSAVFLGKAAAVAAQLLVLEVTLAATMAVLYRTPLSGPALGLATMVAATAGMAAVGTLLAALASSTGGRESLIPLLMLPVLAPVLIGATRATDVALGGSDGTGGWPWVALLGVFALSYVLLGALAYRSLMEES, from the coding sequence ATGAGGCGAATGATCGGCGATGCGTTGCTGATGGCCGCCAAAGACCTCCGTTTGGAATTCAAGGCCCGCGTGGGGTTGACGCAGGTGCTGCCCTTCGGGGTGTTGGTGTTGGTGGTGATGGCTTTTGCCCTCGACGCGGAGAGTCGGCTGCTGGTCGAGGTGTCCCCGGGATTGTTCTGGGTCACGGTCACCTTTGCCGCCGTGTTGATGGTGACCCGCTCGTCCGGGCTGGAGACCGAGGCGGGGGTTGGCGACGCGCTGCGCCTGTCGGGCATGGCTCCGTCGGCGGTGTTCCTGGGCAAGGCGGCGGCGGTGGCCGCCCAACTACTGGTTCTGGAGGTGACCCTGGCGGCCACGATGGCGGTGTTGTACCGCACGCCCCTCTCGGGCCCGGCCCTGGGGCTGGCCACCATGGTGGCCGCCACGGCAGGCATGGCCGCGGTCGGTACGCTGCTGGCTGCGCTGGCCTCCTCCACCGGGGGACGAGAAAGCCTCATCCCCCTGTTGATGCTGCCAGTGCTGGCCCCGGTGCTCATCGGTGCCACCCGTGCCACCGACGTGGCGCTGGGCGGCTCGGACGGCACCGGGGGATGGCCCTGGGTGGCGCTGCTCGGGGTGTTTGCGCTCAGCTATGTGTTACTCGGCGCACTGGCCTACCGGTCGCTGATGGAGGAATCATGA
- the ccmA gene encoding heme ABC exporter ATP-binding protein CcmA, which produces MAPVVQLSSAVALLGRFPALAGVDLTVDAGEVVLLQGPNGAGKTTLLRVCAGLVPVVEGTAVVLGSDLVVDPTTVRRRVGYLGHGSGLYPDLTIAENLRFWTRAAGIDLGRADGRADSELTEVTVRLGLDGRLKDLAVARLSEGQRKRAALAVLVLRRPELWLLDEPHAGLDRAGRDLTDQLIGDAAAAGATVIMSSHELDRARSVARRMVTVAGGVITNDTISPDMISPDPISLVANDPSAPAATDPTGPGVSDG; this is translated from the coding sequence ATGGCCCCCGTCGTCCAGCTCTCGTCGGCGGTTGCCCTCCTGGGGCGCTTTCCGGCGTTGGCGGGCGTGGATCTCACCGTCGATGCGGGCGAAGTGGTGCTGTTGCAGGGCCCCAACGGCGCCGGCAAGACCACGCTGCTGCGGGTGTGCGCCGGCTTGGTTCCCGTGGTCGAGGGCACAGCCGTGGTGTTGGGCAGCGACCTGGTGGTCGATCCCACCACCGTCAGGCGACGGGTTGGCTACCTGGGCCATGGCTCGGGGCTCTACCCGGACCTGACGATTGCGGAGAACCTTCGGTTCTGGACCCGGGCCGCCGGCATCGACCTGGGACGGGCCGACGGACGAGCCGACTCCGAACTCACCGAGGTGACCGTTCGCCTCGGCCTGGACGGGAGATTGAAGGACCTGGCCGTTGCCCGACTGTCGGAGGGCCAGCGAAAGCGTGCCGCCCTGGCCGTCCTGGTGCTGAGGCGGCCCGAGCTGTGGCTGCTGGACGAGCCCCATGCCGGGTTGGACCGGGCGGGACGGGACCTGACCGACCAACTGATCGGAGACGCCGCCGCGGCGGGTGCGACGGTGATCATGTCCAGCCACGAGTTGGATCGGGCCCGCTCGGTGGCACGACGCATGGTCACCGTGGCGGGCGGCGTCATCACCAACGACACGATCAGCCCCGACATGATCAGCCCCGACCCCATCAGTCTCGTGGCGAACGACCCTTCGGCGCCGGCGGCCACCGACCCGACCGGGCCGGGGGTGTCCGATGGCTGA
- a CDS encoding sortase has translation MFARLLSGLGKTMIALGVITFLFVAFQLWGTELEESRAQNDLTADLVDSLPADTPKVSDDAEELDKVAASLGAIDPADVKKLPKPAEGDSLGIIQFKPDLNKAGIDMRKVFVEGTNKDDLKKGPGHYLGSPFPGQKGNAAIAGHRVTYGAPFHRIDELVPGDLISVYTRQGQFTYRVLPPPADAKGRKGPAYWIVDPSDVSVLEDFDDNRLTLTACHPKYSAAERIIVAAELTGNPAATTRGNKADTTTEVAGEELEVAAGPDEAFDDLGWHSEHLPNALAWSAATFGVWLVAFGVGQFLGPKRWIAYLVALPVFTYCLWFAFTWINRWIPSL, from the coding sequence ATGTTTGCGCGGCTGCTGTCCGGTTTGGGTAAGACGATGATCGCCCTGGGCGTGATCACCTTTCTCTTCGTGGCGTTCCAGCTGTGGGGGACCGAGCTGGAAGAGTCCCGAGCCCAGAACGACCTCACCGCCGACCTGGTGGACAGCCTGCCCGCCGATACCCCCAAGGTTTCCGACGATGCCGAGGAACTCGACAAGGTGGCAGCGTCGCTGGGCGCGATCGACCCGGCCGACGTCAAGAAGCTGCCGAAACCCGCTGAGGGCGACAGCCTGGGCATCATCCAGTTCAAGCCCGACCTCAACAAGGCGGGCATCGACATGCGCAAGGTCTTCGTCGAGGGCACCAACAAGGACGACCTCAAGAAGGGCCCCGGCCACTACCTGGGCTCGCCCTTCCCCGGGCAAAAGGGCAATGCCGCCATCGCCGGTCACCGGGTGACCTACGGCGCCCCGTTTCACCGCATCGACGAGTTGGTGCCCGGCGACCTCATCAGCGTGTACACCCGTCAGGGCCAGTTCACCTACCGGGTTTTGCCACCGCCCGCCGACGCCAAGGGCCGGAAGGGCCCCGCCTACTGGATCGTCGATCCTTCGGACGTGTCGGTACTGGAGGACTTCGACGACAACCGGCTGACCCTGACCGCGTGCCACCCGAAGTACTCCGCCGCCGAACGCATCATCGTGGCGGCCGAGTTGACCGGTAACCCTGCCGCCACGACGAGGGGCAACAAGGCCGACACCACCACCGAAGTGGCGGGCGAGGAGCTGGAGGTGGCCGCCGGGCCGGACGAGGCATTCGATGATCTGGGCTGGCACTCGGAGCATCTGCCCAATGCGTTGGCCTGGTCGGCGGCAACATTCGGTGTGTGGCTGGTTGCCTTCGGCGTGGGTCAGTTCCTCGGACCCAAGCGTTGGATCGCCTATTTGGTGGCGCTGCCCGTCTTCACCTACTGCCTGTGGTTCGCCTTTACCTGGATCAATCGCTGGATTCCCAGCCTCTGA